CCTGTAGCACTGATAATTCCAGAAGTAACGGTATTATTTAAACCTAGAGGATTGCCAATGGCGATTACTGCCTCTCCTGGTTGTAAGACTTCAGAATTGCCCACAGACAAGGTTGGCAGGTTATTGGCATCAATTTTGATTAAAGCTACATCGGTTATTGGGTCTTCACCCAGCACTTTACCATCAAAAGTCCTGCCATCCTTGAGAGTTACAGTTACAGTATCAGCACCATCCACCACATGGGAATTAGTCAAAATTTGACCTGAAGAACTAATGATAAATCCAGAGCCGCTACCCCGCTCAACCCGCTGTCTTGGTTGTGATGGCACATCCCCAAAAAATCGTCGTAAGAATGGATCGCCAAATTCATCTGCTGAGCGGGTGACTGTTCTAGAAGAATCAATGCGAACTACTGCATCTCCCACCTGTTGCACGACTTTGACCACAAAGTTAGGGTCGCCTGACGATGAGATAATTGGCAAAGGGACAATTGCCGGACTATTGTTAGTTGGCTGTTGACCTGAAACCTGAGACTGAGGTTTATTTGTTTGAGCTTGAAAGGTATTGCCAGGTAGAAAAGAGCAGCTTTGTAGGGACACCATTGCTATCCCGCCTAGTAGCATCAACAGTGCAGCTTTGGGATTGGGTACTGGGGACTGGGTACTGGGGACTGGGTACTGGGGACTGGGTACTGGGTACTGGGGACTGGGTACTGGGGACTGGGTACTGGGTACTGGCAAAGAGATAGAAATATACTTATAAATTTTTCCTAATCCCCAGTCTATAGTCCCTATTGCCCCTAATCCCCACTCCCTGCGGTGAGGTAGCCCCCTCAGGAGCGGTTCCCGTCGATGGGGGACTACCGAACCCGGAGGGTCGTGGGGGCCCCGAGTTCCCCAATCCCCAGTCCCTAATCCCCAATCCCTTTTAGTATCTTCGATTTGCGAGTCATGCTCTTTTGTCTTCATGTGTCTTTGCTTCTCCGTGCTGGTCAGTGAATGCTAGGATATTGCCTACCGGGTATGCCCCAGAATGATTACAACTCGAAAGCTTGTCACAGCTCT
Above is a window of Nostoc sp. UHCC 0702 DNA encoding:
- a CDS encoding trypsin-like peptidase domain-containing protein translates to MLLGGIAMVSLQSCSFLPGNTFQAQTNKPQSQVSGQQPTNNSPAIVPLPIISSSGDPNFVVKVVQQVGDAVVRIDSSRTVTRSADEFGDPFLRRFFGDVPSQPRQRVERGSGSGFIISSSGQILTNSHVVDGADTVTVTLKDGRTFDGKVLGEDPITDVALIKIDANNLPTLSVGNSEVLQPGEAVIAIGNPLGLNNTVTSGIISATGRSSNDIGASDKRVDYVQTDAAINPGNSGGPLLNARGQVIGMNTAIIRGAQGLGFAIPINTVQRIAQELIAKGKVDHPYLGIQMVTLTPEIKEKINDRASDGGANAKGERINLLTDKGVLLVNVIPRSPAAIGGLRVGDVIQRINNQSVTKIEEVQKLVENSKIGSPLQIEVERNGQTTEVAVSPAPLPARRES